A DNA window from Comamonas sp. 26 contains the following coding sequences:
- a CDS encoding LysR family transcriptional regulator — translation MLERIHLAIIQEVEQQGSLTAAADVLCVTQSALSHSMRKLEGQLGTDIWLREGRSLRLTQAGQYLLAVANRVLPQLDLAEDRLKQFAQGERGTLRIGMECHPCYQWLLKIVSPYLAAWPDVDVDVKQKFQFGGIGALYGYEIDLLVTPDPLFKPGLHFEPVFDYEQVLVVSSDHALAGHKHVNPKDLMSEVLITYPVAVDRLDVYTQFLLPAGISPRRHKTIETTDIMMQMVASGRGVAALPRWLALEYAEKMTVTPVKLGSKGIAKQIYLGARESELHTDYLQAFIALARGSVAI, via the coding sequence ATGCTGGAGCGCATCCATCTCGCCATCATTCAAGAGGTTGAACAACAAGGCTCTTTGACGGCCGCCGCCGATGTGCTGTGCGTCACCCAGTCGGCGCTCAGTCACAGCATGAGAAAGCTCGAAGGCCAACTGGGCACCGATATCTGGCTGCGCGAAGGCCGCAGCCTGCGCCTGACGCAGGCGGGCCAATATCTGCTGGCTGTGGCCAACCGTGTGCTGCCGCAACTGGATTTGGCCGAAGACCGGCTTAAGCAGTTTGCGCAGGGCGAGCGCGGCACGCTGCGCATCGGCATGGAGTGCCACCCTTGCTACCAGTGGCTGCTGAAAATCGTTTCACCGTATCTGGCTGCCTGGCCTGATGTGGATGTGGATGTGAAGCAGAAATTCCAGTTCGGCGGCATTGGTGCGCTGTATGGCTATGAGATTGATCTGCTGGTCACTCCCGACCCGTTATTCAAGCCCGGTCTGCACTTCGAGCCTGTGTTTGACTACGAGCAGGTGCTGGTCGTCAGCAGTGATCACGCGCTTGCTGGCCATAAGCATGTGAACCCCAAGGACTTGATGAGCGAGGTGCTGATCACCTACCCCGTGGCAGTGGACAGACTCGATGTCTACACCCAGTTCTTGCTGCCCGCAGGTATTTCGCCGCGCCGCCATAAAACCATCGAGACCACGGACATCATGATGCAGATGGTGGCCAGCGGCCGTGGTGTGGCCGCACTACCGCGCTGGCTGGCTCTGGAATATGCCGAGAAGATGACAGTGACACCCGTGAAGCTGGGCTCCAAAGGGATTGCCAAGCAAATCTATCTGGGCGCTCGGGAGTCTGAGTTGCACACCGACTACTTGCAGGCGTTTATTGCTTTGGCCAGAGGCTCGGTCGCAATTTGA
- a CDS encoding DUF1852 domain-containing protein, translating into MNTELTFELKSICFDEKYHPADSTRLTTNFANLARGASRQQNLRNTLRMIDKRFNDLAHWDNPEGDRYAVELEIISVEMYLNGKSCDASFPLIEILKPSILDKATNKYIDGIAGNSFSSYVRDYDFSVLLPEYNLQRTEFKTPENFGDLHGKLFQEFVNSNVYKQRFDKQPVICISASTSKTYEQTGNQHPVLGSEYQQGELSSTDQYFAKMGMKVRFFMPPNSVAPFAFYFYGDLLNDYSNLELIGTIATMETFQKIYRPEIYNANSAAGKFYQPSLKHQDYSLTQIVYDREERSQLAVKQGKFTEEHFIKPYKHVLQQWAAEFAI; encoded by the coding sequence ATGAACACCGAACTCACCTTTGAGCTCAAGAGCATTTGCTTCGATGAAAAATACCACCCCGCGGACAGCACACGCTTAACCACCAATTTTGCCAACCTCGCACGGGGTGCAAGCCGGCAGCAAAACCTGCGCAACACGCTGAGGATGATTGACAAGCGCTTCAATGACTTGGCCCATTGGGACAATCCTGAGGGAGATCGCTACGCTGTCGAGCTGGAGATCATCTCAGTCGAGATGTATTTGAATGGCAAGAGCTGCGATGCAAGCTTTCCATTGATCGAGATTTTGAAGCCCAGCATTCTCGACAAGGCCACGAACAAATATATCGACGGCATTGCAGGGAATAGCTTTTCTTCCTATGTACGCGATTACGACTTCAGCGTTTTGCTTCCTGAGTACAACCTCCAGCGGACTGAATTCAAAACGCCAGAGAATTTTGGCGACTTGCACGGCAAGCTGTTCCAGGAGTTTGTGAACTCGAACGTCTACAAGCAGCGCTTTGACAAGCAACCTGTCATTTGCATCAGCGCATCGACCAGCAAGACCTACGAACAGACAGGCAACCAGCATCCCGTGTTAGGCAGCGAGTACCAACAAGGCGAGCTGTCATCGACGGATCAATACTTCGCCAAGATGGGGATGAAGGTGCGCTTTTTCATGCCGCCCAACAGCGTTGCCCCCTTTGCCTTTTACTTCTATGGCGACCTGTTAAACGATTACTCCAATCTGGAGTTGATTGGCACGATCGCTACGATGGAAACCTTTCAGAAGATCTACCGACCCGAAATTTACAACGCCAACTCTGCTGCAGGAAAGTTCTATCAACCCAGCTTGAAGCACCAGGACTATTCGCTGACGCAGATTGTTTATGACCGGGAAGAGCGCAGCCAGCTGGCTGTCAAGCAAGGCAAGTTCACGGAAGAGCACTTCATCAAGCCCTACAAGCATGTGCTTCAGCAATGGGCTGCCGAGTTCGCGATCTGA
- a CDS encoding VOC family protein: protein MLLKKIESVVIFVANIDEAAAWYAVLFQTEIRRENSQYAFIKTPAGLLGFHPLDRKCPGGVGGTTVYWEVDDLQEAIKALEKRGAVLYRGPISTSFGARAAMLLDPFGCTIGLNQSTEQSLHALASNDRAG, encoded by the coding sequence ATGCTGTTAAAGAAAATTGAATCTGTTGTGATCTTTGTTGCGAATATTGATGAAGCAGCGGCTTGGTATGCCGTGTTATTTCAAACAGAAATTCGCCGCGAAAATTCCCAATACGCCTTCATCAAAACGCCTGCAGGTTTGCTCGGCTTCCATCCCCTTGACCGCAAGTGCCCGGGCGGGGTGGGCGGCACAACCGTGTATTGGGAAGTCGACGATTTACAGGAAGCCATCAAAGCACTAGAGAAGCGAGGTGCCGTCTTGTATCGTGGCCCCATCTCAACCAGCTTCGGCGCTCGCGCAGCAATGCTTCTTGACCCATTCGGATGCACTATCGGACTGAATCAGTCCACCGAACAATCTCTGCATGCATTAGCAAGCAATGACAGGGCTGGATGA
- the msuE gene encoding FMN reductase, whose amino-acid sequence MSTIKTTRPLRVVAVSGGLQRPSKSAALAEHLLDLISSEIPCQLRLIEMGQVAPEIAGAVWRSQLPEAVVQQLAAVEQADVLVVATPVFRGSYTGLFKHFFDFIDQDALIDKPILLAATGGSERHSLVIDHQLRPLFSFFQARTLPLGIYATDQDFAGYRLQSEALIERASLAVQRALPLLQLAQHTSPLQAEEWLAA is encoded by the coding sequence ATGAGCACTATAAAAACGACACGACCACTGCGCGTAGTCGCCGTTTCTGGCGGGCTGCAGCGCCCTTCCAAATCAGCAGCGCTGGCTGAGCATCTGCTGGATCTGATCTCCAGCGAGATCCCGTGTCAGCTACGCCTGATTGAAATGGGGCAGGTCGCACCTGAGATCGCTGGTGCGGTCTGGCGTTCACAACTGCCCGAGGCAGTGGTGCAGCAACTGGCAGCGGTCGAACAAGCGGATGTGCTGGTCGTGGCAACCCCGGTTTTTCGCGGCTCCTACACAGGGCTGTTCAAACACTTCTTCGACTTCATTGATCAGGATGCCCTGATCGACAAGCCCATCTTGCTGGCGGCGACGGGTGGCAGCGAACGGCATTCTCTGGTCATTGATCACCAGTTGCGCCCGCTATTCAGCTTCTTTCAGGCGCGGACCTTGCCGCTGGGCATCTATGCCACCGACCAGGATTTTGCGGGCTACCGCCTGCAAAGCGAGGCCTTGATAGAGCGGGCCAGTCTGGCGGTTCAACGGGCACTCCCATTGCTGCAATTGGCGCAGCACACCTCGCCCTTGCAGGCCGAAGAATGGCTCGCAGCCTGA
- a CDS encoding GNAT family N-acetyltransferase, protein MGLVLGWGERWVNGWLFHIKEMCVHVDYQHQGVGKKLMREFERSLAQQGFTGITLQTGQQAPARIFYEALGYKPRSLITLSRRLNAIE, encoded by the coding sequence ATCGGCCTTGTTTTAGGCTGGGGCGAACGCTGGGTCAATGGCTGGTTATTTCACATCAAGGAGATGTGTGTCCACGTTGACTACCAGCACCAGGGTGTCGGTAAAAAGCTAATGCGTGAGTTCGAAAGATCACTCGCCCAGCAAGGTTTCACCGGGATCACACTGCAAACTGGGCAACAGGCTCCAGCACGAATTTTTTATGAAGCCCTGGGCTATAAGCCGCGCAGCTTGATTACTTTAAGTAGGCGGCTAAACGCTATCGAATAG